One part of the Nocardioides zeae genome encodes these proteins:
- a CDS encoding ribonuclease HII, whose protein sequence is MTSRPRGVTIRRDAGLYGYERALRRYGLGPVAGVDEAGRGACAGPLVAAAAILPEGRSGVVPGLADSKLLTARARERAYDEVVRRALAWSVVVVEPGDCDRLGMHVANVEALRRAVARLGLAPSYVLSDGFPVDGLRAPSLAVWKGDRVAGCVAAASVIAKVTRDRIMTGYHDEHPDYRFDVHKGYITPLHEELLATHGPSAIHRWCFVNVRRAAAARSLESPPAPPA, encoded by the coding sequence GTGACCAGCCGTCCCCGCGGGGTCACGATCCGTCGGGACGCCGGGCTCTACGGCTACGAGCGCGCGCTGCGCCGGTACGGCCTCGGCCCCGTCGCGGGCGTCGACGAGGCCGGACGCGGTGCCTGTGCCGGGCCGCTCGTCGCGGCCGCCGCGATCCTCCCCGAGGGCCGGTCCGGCGTCGTACCGGGGCTGGCGGACTCCAAGCTGCTGACCGCCCGGGCCCGCGAGCGCGCGTACGACGAGGTCGTGCGCCGCGCGCTCGCCTGGAGCGTCGTGGTGGTCGAGCCGGGGGACTGCGACCGGCTCGGGATGCACGTCGCCAACGTCGAGGCGCTGCGACGGGCGGTGGCGCGCCTGGGTCTCGCCCCGTCGTACGTGCTGAGCGACGGCTTCCCCGTCGACGGGCTGCGCGCCCCGAGCCTGGCCGTGTGGAAGGGCGACCGGGTCGCCGGCTGCGTGGCGGCCGCGTCCGTGATCGCCAAGGTCACGCGGGACCGCATCATGACGGGCTACCACGACGAGCACCCGGACTACCGGTTCGACGTCCACAAGGGCTACATCACCCCGCTCCACGAGGAGCTGCTGGCGACCCACGGGCCCTCGGCCATCCACCGCTGGTGCTTCGTCAACGTACGGCGCGCCGCCGCCGCCCGCTCGCTAGAGTCGCCCCCGGCGCCACCCGCGTGA
- the tsf gene encoding translation elongation factor Ts: protein MASFSAADVKKLRELTAAGMMDCKKALTETDGDFDKAVELLRVKGAAKAAARGAERETSAGLVAASGNALIELKSETDFVAKSEDFVAAAQQIADAAAEAKPADAEALKAVPLADGTVGSLVEGLAVKIGEKIELGQVAVFEGDTVVYLHRRSADLPPAVGVIVEYSGDAEAARGAAMQAAAMRPQFLTRDEVPADVVEKEREIAQAQAQEEGKPEQVAAKIAEGRLNAFFKDVVLLEQPSVTENKKSVKQILDAAGTTVTRFARFEAGA, encoded by the coding sequence ATGGCCAGCTTCTCTGCCGCTGACGTCAAGAAGCTCCGCGAGCTCACCGCCGCGGGCATGATGGACTGCAAGAAGGCACTGACCGAGACCGACGGCGACTTCGACAAGGCCGTCGAGCTCCTCCGCGTGAAGGGCGCCGCCAAGGCCGCCGCGCGCGGCGCCGAGCGCGAGACCTCCGCCGGTCTCGTCGCCGCGTCGGGCAACGCCCTCATCGAGCTCAAGAGCGAGACCGACTTCGTCGCCAAGAGCGAGGACTTCGTCGCCGCCGCCCAGCAGATCGCGGACGCCGCCGCGGAGGCCAAGCCGGCCGACGCCGAGGCGCTCAAGGCCGTCCCGCTCGCGGACGGCACCGTCGGTTCCCTCGTCGAGGGCCTCGCGGTCAAGATCGGCGAGAAGATCGAGCTCGGCCAGGTCGCCGTGTTCGAGGGCGACACCGTCGTCTACCTCCACCGCCGCTCGGCCGACCTGCCGCCCGCCGTGGGCGTCATCGTCGAGTACTCGGGCGACGCCGAGGCCGCCCGCGGTGCCGCGATGCAGGCCGCCGCGATGCGCCCGCAGTTCCTCACGCGTGACGAGGTCCCCGCGGACGTCGTCGAGAAGGAGCGCGAGATCGCCCAGGCGCAGGCCCAGGAGGAGGGCAAGCCCGAGCAGGTCGCCGCGAAGATCGCCGAGGGTCGCCTCAACGCGTTCTTCAAGGACGTCGTGCTCCTCGAGCAGCCGTCGGTGACGGAGAACAAGAAGTCCGTGAAGCAGATCCTCGACGCCGCCGGCACGACGGTGACGCGCTTCGCGCGCTTCGAGGCGGGCGCCTGA
- a CDS encoding YifB family Mg chelatase-like AAA ATPase has protein sequence MAVATSRTIALQGATGHLIDVQVDVSPGMVATILVGRPDAAISEARDRCRMAVSNSGFAWPTTRRTTILLSPADLPKRGTHFDLAIAVAVLAAAVDPRKDAPIPTDDALFLGELTLAGALRPVPGVLPMVLAAASHGIRRVFVPEPQAAEAALVPDVAVFGMRSLAQVVAELRGVEVPEAPPVAAESGSRLLSWRGQERLEEGDLADLVGVGEAVYAAEVAAAGGHHLLLRGPKGSGKTTLAERIPSILPDLDHEEALELTAIHSLAGGPAATTLIRRPPYLAPHHGASQASILGGGSGRARPGAVSRAHSGVLFLDEFPLFSSTVVQGLREPLESGEVTIARGEETATFPARAMVVLAANPCPCGERDSGTGACTCPSVKLRTYQEKLEGPVADRVDILRDVRPPPRGSGPALTAVTTSAEARARVTAARRRQAERYAGASWRLNGHAPGAALRAAWPLDDRSARWVEQHVDDGLLTRRGATRVHRLAWTVADLAGSAEPRRQHVDVALALRLGDPLPAELVERAG, from the coding sequence ATGGCGGTCGCCACCTCCCGCACGATCGCGCTGCAGGGCGCGACCGGCCACCTCATCGACGTCCAGGTGGACGTCTCGCCCGGCATGGTCGCCACGATCCTGGTCGGCCGCCCCGACGCGGCGATCAGCGAGGCCCGCGACCGCTGCCGGATGGCGGTCTCGAACTCGGGGTTCGCCTGGCCGACGACGCGCCGCACGACGATCCTGCTGTCACCCGCCGACCTGCCCAAGCGCGGCACCCACTTCGACCTCGCCATCGCCGTCGCCGTGCTGGCTGCCGCGGTCGACCCGCGCAAGGACGCACCGATCCCGACCGACGACGCGTTGTTCCTGGGGGAGCTGACCCTCGCGGGGGCGCTCCGCCCGGTGCCCGGGGTGCTGCCGATGGTGCTGGCCGCCGCGAGCCACGGGATCCGGCGCGTCTTCGTGCCCGAGCCGCAGGCCGCGGAGGCGGCGCTGGTGCCGGACGTCGCGGTCTTCGGCATGCGGTCGCTGGCCCAGGTGGTGGCCGAGCTCCGTGGCGTCGAGGTGCCCGAGGCGCCGCCGGTCGCGGCGGAGTCGGGGAGCCGGTTGCTCTCGTGGCGAGGACAGGAGCGTCTCGAGGAGGGCGACCTCGCCGACCTCGTGGGGGTGGGGGAGGCGGTGTACGCCGCGGAGGTCGCCGCCGCCGGTGGCCACCACCTGCTGCTGCGGGGCCCGAAGGGCTCGGGCAAGACCACGCTGGCCGAGCGCATCCCCTCGATCCTCCCGGACCTCGACCACGAGGAGGCGCTGGAGCTCACCGCGATCCACTCGCTGGCCGGTGGGCCAGCGGCCACGACCCTGATCCGCCGCCCGCCCTACCTGGCGCCCCACCACGGGGCGAGCCAGGCCAGCATCCTCGGGGGCGGGAGCGGCCGCGCCCGTCCCGGCGCGGTCAGCCGGGCCCACAGCGGCGTGCTGTTCCTCGACGAGTTCCCGCTGTTCTCCAGCACCGTGGTGCAGGGGTTGCGAGAGCCGTTGGAGAGCGGCGAGGTGACGATCGCTCGGGGCGAGGAGACCGCGACCTTCCCGGCGCGAGCGATGGTGGTCCTCGCCGCCAATCCCTGCCCCTGCGGCGAGCGCGACTCGGGCACGGGTGCCTGCACGTGCCCCTCGGTGAAGCTGCGGACCTACCAGGAGAAGCTGGAGGGGCCGGTCGCCGACCGCGTCGACATCCTCCGCGACGTGCGACCGCCGCCGCGGGGGAGCGGCCCCGCGCTCACCGCGGTGACCACCAGTGCGGAGGCGCGGGCGCGCGTGACCGCGGCGCGACGCCGACAGGCGGAGCGGTACGCCGGTGCCAGCTGGCGCCTCAACGGGCACGCGCCGGGTGCCGCGCTCCGCGCGGCGTGGCCCCTCGACGACCGGAGCGCCCGGTGGGTGGAGCAGCACGTCGACGACGGGCTGCTGACGCGCCGAGGTGCGACCCGGGTGCACCGCCTGGCCTGGACCGTCGCGGACCTCGCGGGCTCCGCCGAGCCGAGGCGTCAGCACGTGGACGTCGCCCTGGCCCTGCGGCTCGGCGATCCCCTGCCCGCCGAGCTGGTGGAGCGTGCCGGATGA
- the rplS gene encoding 50S ribosomal protein L19, with the protein MSNNVITELAAASKRSDIPAFRAGDTVKVHVKVVEGSRSRVQVFQGVVIRVQGSGIGRTFTVRKVSFGVGVERTFPLHSPIFETIEVVTRGDVRRAKLYYLRNLRGKAAKIKERRDS; encoded by the coding sequence ATGAGCAACAACGTCATCACCGAGCTCGCCGCGGCGAGCAAGCGCAGCGACATCCCGGCCTTCCGCGCCGGTGACACCGTCAAGGTGCACGTGAAGGTCGTCGAGGGCAGCCGCTCGCGCGTCCAGGTCTTCCAGGGCGTCGTCATCCGCGTGCAGGGCTCGGGCATCGGCCGCACCTTCACCGTCCGCAAGGTCTCCTTCGGCGTCGGCGTCGAGCGCACCTTCCCGCTGCACTCGCCCATCTTCGAGACCATCGAGGTCGTCACCCGCGGTGACGTGCGCCGCGCGAAGCTCTACTACCTGCGCAACCTCCGCGGCAAGGCCGCCAAGATCAAGGAGCGTCGCGACAGCTGA
- a CDS encoding pilus assembly protein TadG-related protein, whose protein sequence is MLARPGRAGRTARDERGAVALFVALSLALLLIITAFAVDLGMQRVARRDAQAIADLVSLDMARELDGRAKSAYSGAALDRAFEASVARNGDGLGAEPEDYSYELGRLDAAGAFASIGPSDPATAVKVTAVGSVGYLFTGGRGDVTRSAVSTADKSACIRIGSFIASLDSSQSALLNPLLSALFGSAVNLSAVSYQGLAGANVSLLDLVQVPGLGVGTVDELLELPSVRVADLFIASATVLDRQGKGVQADVLRALAATVSTPTVSVADLLGVQGTPQAALDASLNVLDLVTGTAYLVNDGRTVNVPNLGIGLPGAVVTSTKLTIVEPAQEACLNVGNEAETAQIKLELTARVDARTLSALGSTVSMDATDLHLSIDLGQAVARLLDVQCNANGPDKVLLQVRSAVVGSIDLSASTRLSASIGVPLGNSLLTPILGFLGLGSVLGLPTLELDAPVSIAGRSTAGGFDKPVTLTLPASYDIPQGSGSGVLLTVPSVSVSSATTLRLRYSTLLGGAQVRAVLRTDPLFTDVVNPVLSSLTGSVLSPLVTSLQNALVLPLAELLGLQLGGADVFAKRTPTCNAPRLRQ, encoded by the coding sequence ATGCTGGCCCGCCCGGGCCGAGCAGGGCGTACGGCGCGGGACGAGCGCGGAGCGGTCGCCCTGTTCGTCGCGCTCAGCCTGGCGCTGCTCCTCATCATCACCGCGTTCGCGGTCGACCTCGGGATGCAGCGGGTCGCCCGGCGCGACGCCCAGGCGATCGCCGACCTGGTCTCCCTCGACATGGCCCGGGAGCTGGACGGACGCGCCAAGAGCGCGTACTCCGGCGCCGCGCTCGACCGTGCCTTCGAGGCGAGCGTGGCGCGCAACGGGGATGGGCTGGGTGCGGAGCCGGAGGACTACTCCTACGAGCTGGGCCGGCTCGACGCGGCGGGTGCGTTCGCGTCCATCGGTCCCAGCGACCCGGCGACCGCGGTGAAGGTGACCGCGGTCGGCTCCGTGGGCTACCTCTTCACGGGCGGCCGGGGTGACGTCACGCGCAGCGCGGTGTCGACCGCCGACAAGTCGGCGTGCATCCGCATCGGGTCGTTCATCGCGTCGCTCGACAGCTCGCAGAGCGCCCTGCTCAACCCCCTCCTCAGCGCCCTCTTCGGGAGCGCCGTCAACCTCAGCGCGGTGTCCTACCAGGGACTCGCGGGGGCGAACGTCTCGCTGCTGGACCTCGTGCAGGTGCCCGGGCTCGGGGTCGGCACCGTCGACGAGCTGCTCGAGCTGCCCTCGGTGCGGGTCGCCGACCTCTTCATCGCCTCCGCCACGGTCCTGGACCGGCAGGGCAAGGGCGTGCAGGCGGACGTGCTGCGGGCCCTGGCGGCGACGGTGTCGACGCCGACGGTCTCGGTGGCGGACCTGCTCGGGGTGCAGGGCACCCCGCAGGCCGCGCTCGACGCCAGTCTGAACGTGCTCGACCTGGTCACGGGCACGGCGTACCTGGTCAACGACGGTCGCACGGTCAACGTCCCGAACCTGGGCATCGGGCTGCCGGGGGCCGTGGTCACCTCCACGAAGCTCACGATCGTCGAGCCGGCCCAGGAGGCGTGCCTCAACGTCGGGAACGAGGCCGAGACGGCGCAGATCAAGCTGGAGCTGACGGCGCGGGTGGACGCGCGGACCCTGAGCGCGTTGGGTTCCACGGTCAGCATGGACGCGACGGACCTCCACCTGTCGATCGACCTCGGCCAGGCGGTGGCCAGGCTGCTCGACGTGCAGTGCAACGCCAACGGCCCCGACAAGGTGCTCCTCCAGGTGCGGTCGGCGGTGGTCGGTTCCATCGACCTCAGCGCGTCGACCCGTCTGAGCGCCTCGATCGGTGTCCCGCTCGGCAACTCGCTCCTCACACCGATCCTCGGTTTCCTCGGCCTCGGGAGCGTGCTCGGGCTGCCGACTCTCGAGCTCGACGCGCCGGTGTCGATCGCGGGTCGCTCCACGGCCGGGGGCTTCGACAAGCCGGTCACGCTGACGCTGCCCGCCAGCTACGACATCCCGCAGGGGTCAGGCTCCGGCGTCCTGCTGACGGTCCCCTCGGTGTCGGTGTCGTCGGCCACCACGCTCCGCCTGCGCTACTCGACGCTGCTCGGGGGCGCGCAGGTGCGAGCGGTCCTGCGCACGGACCCGCTCTTCACCGACGTGGTGAACCCCGTCCTGTCGAGCCTCACCGGTTCGGTGCTGTCCCCGCTGGTGACCTCGTTGCAGAACGCGCTGGTGCTGCCGCTCGCGGAGCTGCTCGGCCTGCAGCTGGGTGGCGCGGACGTCTTCGCGAAGCGGACGCCGACCTGCAACGCCCCTCGCCTGCGTCAGTGA
- the lepB gene encoding signal peptidase I has translation MTSDDRVSPHPHDEDGDPRSSSFSGDGAEGSTTTTTSAETSGETAGRAKRSRRKRKQLPLWQETILLLAVALALAFVIKAFFLQAFYIPSESMVPGLQVNDRILVEKPSYWGDNGPQRGDVVVFEDPGGWLGPTAAEGPSNPIAEVMSKIGLYPTGGHLVKRVIGLEGDVISCCDEQGRILVNGQPLDEPYLADGLQCNGPEVNGCTADWETVEVPEGQMFVMGDNRAQSEDSAARICDPAVNTACTTGREFVDTDLVVGKVFAVVWPRSSWDWLERPATFADVPDPR, from the coding sequence GTGACGTCCGACGACCGCGTGTCCCCCCACCCTCACGACGAGGACGGGGACCCGCGGTCGTCGTCGTTCTCCGGCGACGGAGCGGAGGGCTCGACCACCACCACGACCTCGGCGGAGACGTCGGGGGAGACCGCCGGTCGCGCCAAGCGCTCGCGCCGCAAGCGCAAGCAGCTGCCGCTCTGGCAGGAGACGATCCTGCTGCTCGCGGTCGCCCTGGCGCTCGCCTTCGTCATCAAGGCGTTCTTCCTCCAGGCGTTCTACATCCCGTCGGAGTCGATGGTGCCGGGCCTCCAGGTCAACGACCGGATCCTGGTCGAGAAGCCGTCCTACTGGGGCGACAACGGCCCCCAGCGCGGCGACGTCGTGGTGTTCGAGGACCCGGGTGGCTGGCTCGGGCCCACCGCGGCGGAGGGGCCCAGCAACCCGATCGCGGAGGTGATGTCGAAGATCGGCCTCTACCCGACCGGCGGCCACCTCGTGAAGCGCGTCATCGGCCTCGAGGGCGACGTCATCTCGTGCTGCGACGAGCAGGGCCGGATCCTCGTCAACGGCCAGCCGCTCGACGAGCCCTACCTGGCGGACGGCCTGCAGTGCAACGGGCCCGAGGTCAACGGCTGCACCGCCGACTGGGAGACGGTGGAGGTGCCGGAGGGCCAGATGTTCGTCATGGGCGACAACCGGGCCCAGTCCGAGGACTCCGCGGCCCGCATCTGCGACCCGGCGGTCAACACGGCCTGCACGACGGGGCGCGAGTTCGTGGACACCGACCTCGTCGTCGGCAAGGTCTTCGCGGTCGTGTGGCCCCGGTCGAGCTGGGACTGGCTGGAGCGCCCGGCGACGTTCGCCGACGTGCCCGACCCCCGGTGA
- the rpsB gene encoding 30S ribosomal protein S2 — MAVVTMRQLLESGVHFGHQTRRWNPKMKRFILTDRNGIYIIDLQQSLAYIDRSYAFVKETVAKGGTILFVGTKKQAQEAIAEQATRVGQPYVNQRWLGGMLTNFQTVHQRINRLKELDELDFDNVAGSGRTKKELLQLKRERDKLDKTLGGIREMSRTPSAVWIVDTNKEHLAVEEARKLRIPIIGILDSNCDPDEVDFPIPGNDDAIRAVGLLTRVVADAVAEGLIERSGGKAGATAEEPLAAWERELLTGDAEQAAVAATGGEAGDTPAAEATGAASEAAQADAAVEAVETEAAPAESTEAPAEA; from the coding sequence ATGGCAGTCGTGACCATGCGCCAGCTCCTCGAGAGCGGCGTCCACTTCGGACACCAGACCCGTCGCTGGAACCCGAAGATGAAGCGGTTCATCCTCACGGACCGCAACGGCATCTACATCATCGACCTCCAGCAGTCGCTGGCCTACATCGACCGCTCCTACGCGTTCGTCAAGGAGACGGTCGCCAAGGGCGGCACGATCCTCTTCGTCGGCACGAAGAAGCAGGCGCAGGAGGCCATCGCGGAGCAGGCCACGCGCGTCGGCCAGCCCTACGTCAACCAGCGCTGGCTCGGTGGCATGCTCACCAACTTTCAGACGGTGCACCAGCGGATCAACCGCCTGAAGGAGCTCGACGAGCTCGACTTCGACAACGTCGCCGGTTCGGGTCGCACCAAGAAGGAGCTGCTGCAGCTCAAGCGCGAGCGCGACAAGCTCGACAAGACGCTGGGCGGCATCCGCGAGATGAGCCGCACGCCCTCCGCCGTGTGGATCGTCGACACGAACAAGGAGCACCTGGCGGTCGAGGAGGCGCGCAAGCTGCGCATCCCGATCATCGGCATCCTCGACTCGAACTGCGACCCCGACGAGGTCGACTTCCCGATCCCGGGCAACGACGACGCGATCCGTGCCGTCGGCCTGCTGACGCGCGTCGTCGCCGACGCGGTCGCCGAGGGCCTCATCGAGCGCTCGGGCGGCAAGGCCGGCGCGACCGCCGAGGAGCCCCTGGCTGCCTGGGAGCGCGAGCTCCTGACGGGCGACGCCGAGCAGGCCGCTGTTGCCGCGACCGGTGGCGAGGCGGGCGACACGCCGGCCGCCGAGGCCACGGGTGCCGCGTCCGAGGCCGCGCAGGCCGACGCCGCTGTCGAGGCCGTCGAGACCGAGGCCGCCCCGGCCGAGTCGACCGAGGCTCCCGCCGAGGCCTGA
- the dprA gene encoding DNA-processing protein DprA, translated as MSVDDRERLARVALSQILEPGDVRLLEAVRRVGAEAVHEAVCEAHRNPGRVDRALSGVAARVGGVEPARRLELAMRQGARFVVPGDDEWPTALDDLADVPPLHRRGGVPVGLWVRGPLRLDRAGRSVAIVGSRAATTYGGRAAHDIAADVAAAGLCVVSGAAFGVDQAAHRGALAGGGPTIAVLASGVDKAYPAAHAALLDLIGDHGAIVSEAPPGHAPTRIRFLARNRLIAALCPGTVVIEAALRSGALNTASWAESVGRVVMGLPGPVSSGLSQGVHELIRSRAALLVTSGAEVLEAVGASGEHLLAVPRGPARPRDRLTGRQQQVLDAVPVHRGATLASIARAAGVTPADAQRDIAELDADGFVEQSGSGWRLAPQPGSDPG; from the coding sequence ATGAGCGTCGACGACCGCGAGCGGCTCGCCCGCGTCGCCCTCAGCCAGATCCTGGAGCCGGGCGACGTGCGCCTGCTGGAGGCGGTGCGTCGCGTCGGCGCCGAGGCGGTGCACGAGGCGGTCTGCGAGGCGCACCGCAACCCGGGGCGGGTCGACCGGGCCCTGTCCGGTGTGGCCGCACGCGTCGGCGGGGTCGAGCCCGCACGGCGTCTGGAGCTGGCGATGCGTCAGGGTGCCCGCTTCGTGGTGCCCGGGGACGACGAGTGGCCGACGGCGCTCGACGACCTCGCCGACGTCCCTCCCCTGCACCGGCGGGGCGGAGTTCCGGTCGGCCTGTGGGTGCGGGGGCCGCTGCGGCTCGACCGAGCGGGACGCTCCGTCGCGATCGTCGGCTCGCGGGCGGCGACGACGTACGGCGGTCGCGCGGCCCACGACATCGCCGCCGACGTCGCCGCCGCGGGTCTGTGCGTCGTGTCGGGGGCCGCCTTCGGCGTCGACCAGGCCGCCCACCGGGGTGCCCTCGCCGGCGGCGGCCCGACGATCGCGGTGCTGGCGAGCGGTGTCGACAAGGCCTATCCCGCTGCGCACGCCGCCCTCCTCGACCTCATCGGCGACCACGGCGCCATCGTCTCCGAGGCGCCTCCCGGCCATGCCCCGACGCGGATCCGCTTCCTGGCCCGCAACCGCCTCATCGCGGCCCTGTGCCCGGGCACCGTCGTCATCGAGGCCGCACTGCGCAGCGGGGCGCTCAACACGGCCAGCTGGGCCGAGTCGGTCGGCCGGGTCGTCATGGGCCTCCCGGGGCCTGTCTCCAGCGGGCTCTCCCAGGGCGTGCACGAGCTCATCCGGTCACGCGCGGCACTGCTGGTGACCAGCGGCGCCGAGGTCCTCGAGGCCGTCGGGGCGTCGGGGGAGCACCTCCTCGCCGTACCCCGCGGGCCGGCCCGGCCCCGCGACCGCCTGACGGGGCGGCAGCAGCAGGTGCTCGACGCCGTGCCGGTCCACCGCGGCGCCACGCTGGCCTCGATCGCCCGCGCGGCCGGCGTCACCCCGGCCGACGCGCAGCGCGACATCGCCGAGCTCGACGCCGACGGGTTCGTCGAGCAGAGCGGCTCGGGCTGGCGGCTCGCGCCGCAGCCGGGGAGCGACCCCGGCTGA
- a CDS encoding TadE/TadG family type IV pilus assembly protein encodes MMVAALVARLRARRAARDERGAAAVEFALVLPILLLLLFGIIAYGYMLSFRGSMSQAAAEGARAAAVSVDASKREGNARAAVDEALDAYGVACTDAGMTCTFDASPAGCATGTSCYQVSLSYDYDGHPLIPLPLVGAVMPDTLSYSASARTS; translated from the coding sequence ATGATGGTGGCGGCTCTGGTGGCCCGGCTCCGGGCACGGCGCGCGGCGCGGGACGAGCGGGGCGCGGCGGCGGTCGAGTTCGCCCTCGTCCTGCCGATCCTGCTCCTGCTGCTCTTCGGCATCATCGCGTACGGCTACATGCTGAGCTTCCGCGGCTCGATGAGCCAGGCCGCCGCCGAGGGTGCGCGTGCGGCGGCGGTGTCGGTCGACGCGTCGAAGCGGGAGGGCAACGCCCGTGCGGCGGTCGACGAGGCCCTCGATGCCTACGGCGTCGCCTGCACCGACGCGGGGATGACGTGCACCTTCGACGCGTCGCCGGCGGGGTGCGCCACCGGGACGAGCTGCTACCAGGTCAGCCTGTCCTACGACTACGACGGACACCCCCTCATCCCGCTGCCGCTCGTCGGCGCCGTCATGCCCGACACGCTCAGCTACTCCGCCTCGGCGAGGACGAGCTGA
- a CDS encoding DUF2469 domain-containing protein — translation MSTEDLEKYEAEMELKLYREYRDVVKIFKFVVETDRRFYLCNKVDVRAKSEHGEVFFDVTMSDAWVWDMYRPARFARNVRVLTFKDVNVEELAPDDLEPPKG, via the coding sequence ATGAGCACCGAAGACCTCGAGAAGTACGAGGCCGAGATGGAGCTCAAGCTCTACCGCGAGTACCGCGACGTGGTGAAGATCTTCAAGTTCGTGGTGGAGACCGACCGCCGGTTCTACCTGTGCAACAAGGTGGACGTGCGCGCGAAGTCGGAGCACGGCGAGGTCTTCTTCGACGTGACGATGTCGGACGCCTGGGTGTGGGACATGTACCGGCCCGCGCGGTTCGCCCGCAACGTGCGGGTGCTGACGTTCAAGGACGTCAACGTCGAGGAGCTCGCGCCCGACGACCTCGAGCCGCCGAAGGGCTGA
- a CDS encoding YraN family protein, translated as MTHRRLALGAHGEELAARHLVAAGMVLLDRNWRCEAGELDLVLRDGDVLVVCEVKTRSSVAYGSPFEAVTPAKLARLRRLGARWVAERRLRVEHVRIDMVGVLCPRTGPAEVEHVAGIG; from the coding sequence ATGACCCACCGCCGCCTCGCCCTCGGTGCCCACGGCGAGGAGCTCGCCGCGCGCCACCTCGTCGCCGCGGGGATGGTGCTGCTCGACCGCAACTGGCGGTGCGAGGCCGGCGAGCTCGACCTGGTCCTCCGCGACGGCGACGTGCTCGTCGTGTGCGAGGTGAAGACGCGCAGCTCGGTGGCCTACGGGTCGCCGTTCGAGGCGGTCACCCCCGCCAAGCTCGCGCGCCTCCGTCGGCTCGGCGCGCGCTGGGTCGCCGAGCGCCGTCTCCGGGTCGAGCACGTGCGCATCGACATGGTCGGCGTGCTGTGCCCGCGGACGGGGCCGGCCGAGGTCGAGCACGTCGCCGGGATCGGCTAG
- a CDS encoding M23 family metallopeptidase, which yields MPRPRRAVLPALALVALLLNGGATHAADDPVGSWPLRPEPTVVTRFDPPTNPYGAGHRGVDLLGRPGQTVHAALPGTVAFAGRIAGRGVVVVGHGATRTTYEPVAASVSVGDAVAGGAPIGTVEPTGSHCAPRTCLHWGWREGEQYLDPLRLVGDGPVRLVPLDGLGGRATARPRPARPARPAAVSPSTAGAVEPRARSGRAGSGRAGSGRAGSGHAGSGHAGLRAI from the coding sequence ATGCCCCGCCCTCGTCGCGCCGTCCTGCCCGCCCTCGCGCTCGTTGCCCTGCTGCTGAACGGCGGAGCCACGCACGCGGCGGACGACCCCGTCGGCTCGTGGCCGCTGCGTCCGGAGCCGACCGTGGTGACGCGCTTCGACCCGCCGACGAACCCGTACGGCGCGGGCCACCGCGGCGTCGACCTCCTGGGCCGACCGGGTCAGACCGTCCACGCCGCGCTGCCGGGGACGGTGGCGTTCGCCGGGCGGATCGCCGGGCGGGGTGTCGTCGTGGTGGGCCACGGGGCGACCCGCACGACCTACGAGCCCGTCGCGGCCTCGGTCTCCGTCGGGGACGCGGTGGCCGGCGGCGCCCCGATCGGCACCGTGGAGCCGACCGGGTCGCACTGCGCGCCCCGCACCTGCCTGCACTGGGGGTGGCGGGAGGGCGAGCAGTACCTCGACCCGCTCCGCCTCGTCGGCGACGGCCCCGTCCGCCTCGTGCCCCTCGACGGCCTGGGCGGCAGAGCGACGGCTCGCCCCCGTCCGGCCCGTCCGGCCCGACCCGCCGCGGTGTCGCCGTCGACCGCCGGCGCGGTCGAGCCGCGGGCCCGGTCGGGCCGGGCCGGGTCGGGCCGGGCCGGGTCGGGCCGGGCCGGGTCGGGCCACGCCGGGTCGGGCCACGCCGGGCTGCGGGCGATCTGA